Proteins from a genomic interval of Desulfuromonas sp. TF:
- a CDS encoding IclR family transcriptional regulator has translation MSQKPAKDEDRYNIRAIERALSVLDIFSRERRTLSLDELTKASGLSKPTLFRILSTLQSQKYVIQDKNDGRYRLGSVFLGLASSALGASALGSLDLGTITRPHLIELRNRAQATVLLGTLMEDLLVYLDKREGEGPVRLAADIGWRRDPPNYGMLGMTLMAHLEPSEQERLLREAPLHAYTRKSVTDPALFSRKLLEIRDRGHVVEFEEAIEGVWGVAAPVWNSAREVVAAVGAALPMTVKSEERIAETIRLVKTCAKEISSDLGHRG, from the coding sequence GTGTCCCAGAAACCCGCTAAAGACGAGGACAGGTACAATATTCGGGCGATCGAAAGAGCTCTCTCGGTGCTCGATATCTTCTCCCGCGAGCGCAGAACACTCTCCCTCGATGAGCTCACCAAGGCCTCCGGTCTCTCCAAACCCACCCTCTTCCGCATTCTCTCCACCCTGCAAAGCCAAAAGTACGTCATCCAGGACAAGAATGACGGACGCTACCGGCTCGGCTCGGTCTTCCTCGGACTTGCCTCTTCGGCGCTCGGCGCATCGGCACTCGGATCGCTCGACCTCGGGACGATAACCCGCCCCCACCTCATCGAGCTGCGCAACAGGGCTCAGGCCACGGTGCTCCTCGGCACCCTGATGGAAGACCTTCTCGTCTACCTCGACAAGCGCGAAGGGGAAGGGCCCGTGAGGCTCGCCGCCGACATCGGCTGGCGTCGGGACCCCCCCAACTACGGCATGCTTGGAATGACCCTCATGGCCCACCTTGAACCCTCCGAACAGGAGCGTCTTCTGCGGGAGGCCCCTCTGCATGCCTACACGCGGAAATCCGTGACCGACCCCGCCCTCTTCAGCCGGAAGCTGCTCGAGATACGCGATCGCGGTCACGTGGTGGAGTTCGAAGAGGCGATAGAGGGTGTGTGGGGGGTCGCCGCCCCGGTGTGGAACTCTGCCCGCGAAGTGGTCGCAGCCGTCGGCGCGGCGCTGCCCATGACGGTGAAGAGCGAAGAGCGCATCGCCGAGACGATACGTCTCGTAAAGACGTGCGCCAAGGAAATCTCCTCCGATCTCGGCCATAGGGGATAG
- a CDS encoding aldehyde ferredoxin oxidoreductase N-terminal domain-containing protein, with protein MRYAETGINLEIDLSQGTVERVKTDPRLTELHLGGQGTAAKILWDRVPPEVDPFSPENLLIFSTGLFHGTPVPGANRTSVSTFSPLTNLYVNSLMGGWLGPELKHAGYDKIVIRGQASGLVYLFIHNDKVEIRDASHLRGKGCQETAELLRQELKDPRVQVAAIGLAGENRVYQATIEHANSSASRHGVGAVMGAKGLKAIAVRGTRDIHVARPAELWELCKNHYKEIHDNKNCGDPMAHDHNEGFHVDNFAWGNARTRRKGYWNKEREAKWVEKWKEVRTRDSGCYNCPKDCHYTIAYPGRQKYFLKCFNKLTYCMAAYQEIDFNYNILGLTSAYGLDGFSTPQVLAFAVELYEAGILTDDDLPGFPSDGAERFFYLLEKIVRREGIGDVLANGVYQAARQIGKGAEEFDHNTTKKVEQVPLKLGVINYPFYLMYCTGEKMNITQIEGSFPQAPIADLEKRKNFVENWDAAPEKFKKWFMEWEPREHMPIEASVNVCDWNEAMHYVDDAIGTCAWLSSFRGQFGGSPPYHLFNLPKFITLATGIELDSDGLLEIARRNRQLVRAINVRRGLRRVEEKPPENHWKIRDPEMEQKHLDAYYEFKGWSRDGIPAKQTLDSLGLDYVSEDFIKRGIWTDEEAPLLQETSAGK; from the coding sequence ATGAGGTACGCAGAGACCGGGATTAATTTGGAAATCGATCTCTCCCAGGGAACCGTCGAGAGGGTAAAAACCGATCCGAGGCTGACCGAACTTCATCTGGGGGGACAGGGCACTGCCGCAAAGATCCTCTGGGACAGGGTTCCGCCCGAAGTCGACCCTTTTTCTCCCGAAAACCTCCTCATCTTCAGCACCGGCCTTTTTCACGGCACGCCCGTCCCCGGCGCCAATCGAACCTCCGTCAGCACCTTTTCCCCCCTGACGAACCTGTATGTCAATTCATTGATGGGAGGATGGCTGGGGCCGGAACTGAAACATGCCGGTTACGACAAGATCGTCATCCGGGGCCAGGCCTCCGGCCTGGTGTATTTATTTATACACAATGACAAAGTCGAAATCCGCGACGCCAGCCATCTCAGGGGAAAAGGGTGCCAGGAAACCGCGGAGCTTCTTCGCCAGGAGCTGAAGGACCCCCGGGTCCAGGTTGCCGCCATCGGCCTGGCCGGTGAAAACCGGGTCTATCAGGCGACCATCGAGCATGCCAACTCCAGCGCTTCCCGGCATGGAGTCGGCGCGGTCATGGGGGCCAAGGGGCTGAAGGCGATCGCGGTTCGAGGAACCCGGGACATCCATGTCGCCCGACCGGCCGAGCTGTGGGAGCTGTGCAAAAACCACTATAAGGAGATTCACGACAACAAAAATTGCGGCGACCCCATGGCGCACGATCATAATGAAGGTTTCCATGTCGACAACTTTGCCTGGGGAAATGCGCGTACCCGGAGGAAGGGCTACTGGAATAAAGAACGTGAAGCGAAATGGGTTGAAAAGTGGAAAGAGGTGCGGACCCGGGACTCGGGCTGCTACAACTGTCCGAAGGACTGCCATTATACGATTGCCTACCCCGGGCGTCAGAAATACTTCCTGAAATGCTTCAACAAGCTGACCTACTGCATGGCGGCCTATCAGGAAATCGACTTCAACTATAACATCCTCGGACTTACGAGCGCCTACGGATTGGACGGTTTCTCGACCCCTCAAGTCCTCGCCTTCGCCGTCGAGCTCTATGAAGCCGGCATCCTGACCGACGACGACCTGCCGGGGTTCCCCTCCGACGGTGCCGAGAGATTCTTCTACCTTCTCGAAAAAATCGTTCGCCGGGAAGGAATTGGAGACGTATTGGCCAACGGTGTCTACCAGGCAGCCCGTCAGATCGGCAAGGGCGCGGAAGAATTCGATCACAACACCACGAAAAAAGTCGAGCAGGTGCCTCTGAAGCTGGGAGTCATAAATTACCCCTTCTACCTGATGTACTGCACCGGTGAAAAGATGAATATCACCCAGATTGAAGGGTCCTTTCCCCAGGCGCCCATTGCAGATTTGGAGAAGAGGAAAAACTTTGTAGAGAACTGGGATGCAGCGCCTGAAAAATTCAAGAAATGGTTCATGGAATGGGAACCCCGTGAACATATGCCGATCGAAGCGTCGGTCAATGTCTGTGACTGGAACGAGGCCATGCATTACGTCGATGACGCCATCGGGACCTGTGCCTGGCTGTCGTCATTCAGAGGGCAATTTGGCGGGTCGCCTCCCTATCACCTTTTTAATCTGCCAAAATTCATAACGCTGGCGACCGGGATAGAACTCGACTCGGACGGACTATTGGAAATAGCCCGAAGAAACCGGCAGCTGGTGAGAGCCATCAATGTAAGACGAGGCTTAAGAAGAGTTGAAGAAAAACCGCCGGAAAATCACTGGAAGATTCGCGACCCCGAGATGGAACAGAAGCATCTTGACGCCTATTATGAATTCAAGGGTTGGTCCAGGGATGGAATACCCGCTAAACAGACGTTGGACAGCTTGGGTCTGGATTACGTGAGCGAAGACTTCATAAAGAGGGGGATCTGGACGGATGAAGAAGCCCCTCTCCTGCAAGAGACTTCGGCGGGAAAATAA
- a CDS encoding aldehyde ferredoxin oxidoreductase N-terminal domain-containing protein → MRYAETGFNLEVDLTRGNIERLRTDPELTALHLGGNGTAAEILWDRVPPEVEPFSPDNLLIFSAGLLDATPVPGANRTCISSISPQSNLYVNSGFEGFFGPEMKHAGYDKIVIRGKSPGLVYLWIHDDKVEIRDAGHLQGKSPHETAALIQQELKDPKVQVAAIGVAGENKVYQASIEHANSSASRGVGVIMGDKGLKAIAVRGTKDIQVARPAELFQICIPRYREIYDNPSCGDLFLNKEDDSWHVNHLPWSNASKREKGYWLEDMEKEWEVRVESERITTQWENYSQELEEIRETVVDKSELLRGTGCYNCPKECHRSFYLPGGRKYFLKSYGKLAYAMSAYEDLKFNYDLLAAMQEYGLDESSMPQVLTFALELFESGILTDEDLPEFPTDGEDRFLYLLEKVARREGVGDALASGLYLAARQIGKGAEAYDRTTKRIEQLPLKREMPNYSYFLMHATGGTMDITQVEGSFPQMPIPDRKEREEFVRNWDAAPEKFKKWFLEWEPGQPLAVEAAAEIADWNGAMHDADDALGMCSLLSSFRGQFGGRPPYHLHNLPKLIWLATGMDLDSDGLLRIARRNRQLVRAINVRRGLRRRDENLSEDLWPDRDPAMEQKYLEAFYEFQGWTREGIPTGETLDGLGLDYVREDLVKRGILTDNEEVKK, encoded by the coding sequence ATGAGGTACGCAGAGACAGGGTTCAATCTGGAAGTTGACCTCACCAGAGGAAACATTGAGAGATTAAGAACCGATCCGGAACTGACCGCCCTTCATCTCGGGGGGAATGGTACCGCCGCGGAGATCCTGTGGGACAGGGTTCCTCCCGAGGTGGAACCCTTTTCTCCCGACAATCTCCTCATCTTCAGCGCCGGTCTTTTGGATGCCACCCCTGTTCCAGGCGCTAACCGCACCTGTATCAGCAGCATCAGTCCCCAGTCCAACCTTTATGTCAATTCAGGATTCGAGGGTTTCTTCGGGCCGGAGATGAAACACGCCGGGTACGACAAGATCGTCATTCGCGGCAAGTCCCCCGGCCTGGTTTATCTGTGGATACACGATGACAAGGTGGAAATACGGGACGCCGGCCATCTCCAGGGGAAAAGCCCGCACGAAACCGCGGCCCTCATCCAGCAGGAGCTGAAGGACCCCAAGGTCCAGGTGGCCGCCATCGGCGTCGCCGGAGAAAACAAGGTCTACCAGGCCAGCATCGAACATGCGAACTCCAGCGCCTCTCGGGGGGTTGGCGTGATCATGGGGGATAAAGGACTGAAGGCGATCGCCGTCCGTGGAACAAAGGACATCCAGGTTGCGCGACCTGCCGAGCTTTTTCAGATATGCATCCCACGATATCGTGAAATTTACGACAACCCGTCCTGCGGGGATCTTTTTTTGAACAAAGAGGACGATTCCTGGCACGTCAATCATCTCCCCTGGAGCAATGCGAGCAAGCGTGAAAAAGGTTATTGGCTTGAAGACATGGAAAAAGAGTGGGAGGTGCGTGTTGAAAGCGAGCGTATTACCACTCAGTGGGAAAATTACAGCCAGGAACTCGAAGAGATCCGGGAGACGGTCGTTGATAAAAGCGAGCTTCTTCGAGGAACGGGTTGCTATAACTGCCCGAAGGAGTGCCATCGGTCGTTTTACCTGCCTGGCGGCCGCAAATATTTCCTGAAAAGCTACGGCAAGCTCGCCTATGCGATGTCGGCCTACGAAGATCTGAAATTCAATTACGACCTCCTTGCCGCCATGCAGGAGTACGGACTGGACGAATCCTCGATGCCGCAAGTTCTCACCTTCGCCCTTGAACTTTTCGAATCCGGCATCTTGACCGACGAGGACCTGCCGGAATTTCCAACCGATGGCGAGGACAGATTCCTCTACCTCCTTGAGAAGGTCGCACGGCGGGAGGGGGTCGGGGATGCGTTGGCCAGTGGCCTGTATCTGGCCGCCCGTCAGATAGGCAAGGGCGCGGAAGCATACGATCGCACCACAAAAAGAATCGAGCAGCTGCCTCTCAAGCGGGAGATGCCCAATTACTCTTATTTCCTCATGCATGCCACCGGCGGGACGATGGACATCACCCAGGTCGAGGGTTCCTTTCCCCAGATGCCCATTCCTGACAGGAAGGAGAGAGAAGAATTCGTAAGGAATTGGGATGCGGCTCCGGAAAAATTCAAGAAATGGTTTCTGGAATGGGAACCGGGTCAACCCCTCGCTGTTGAAGCGGCTGCCGAAATCGCTGACTGGAACGGGGCCATGCATGACGCGGATGACGCCCTGGGGATGTGCTCCCTTCTGTCGTCGTTCCGGGGGCAGTTCGGCGGAAGGCCCCCCTATCACCTTCACAACCTGCCAAAGCTCATCTGGCTGGCCACCGGAATGGACCTGGATTCGGACGGGCTGTTGAGAATAGCCCGAAGGAACCGGCAGCTGGTCAGAGCCATCAATGTCAGAAGAGGGCTGAGGAGACGGGATGAGAACCTGTCGGAAGACCTCTGGCCGGACAGGGACCCCGCGATGGAGCAGAAGTACCTTGAAGCATTCTATGAATTCCAGGGCTGGACGCGGGAGGGCATTCCGACCGGAGAGACGCTGGACGGACTGGGTCTGGATTACGTCCGCGAAGACCTCGTGAAGAGGGGAATTTTGACCGACAACGAAGAGGTAAAAAAATGA
- the dsrP gene encoding sulfate reduction electron transfer complex DsrMKJOP subunit DsrP, with amino-acid sequence MQVIGERKSELRHFLKGLYEVLFVGGAAFYAWMIGLTCLALLGLATYGAQLLHGMALTHMSDHVSWGFYISNFTFLVGVAAAAVLLVIPAYLYHFKAIKKIVAFGELLAVTAVIMAIMFVLVDVGRPDRLWHLLPGLGRMNFPSSVLAWDILVLNGYLLLNLTVASYIGGCTYFGREPDKRIVIPLILLSIPWAIGIHTVTAFLYNGLPARPFWNASILAPRFLASAFCAGPALMIIIFQVLRRVMDFQVRDRAIFKLAEIIAYAMAINLFLMFAEIFKEYYSNTAHLAPMRYLYQGYHGYSRLTPWIWTAMTFNTVGFLLFLLPRTRERLLTLNIGCGLIFIGIWIEKGMGLIVPGFIPDTLHEIHEYMPSLQEVMIGLGIWAFGGLLYTLAVRTVIALDTGRLRHPEAPPLALDSDAEGPLARDIMTRAVKSIAPAAPVEEVRRLMSASGISGFPVVDEQNRVLGVVSESDIILYEINPQPHLVARLKQVILPRSGASQSPGGTAADIMSSPAITARDNAPLRELSQELLEKKIKRIIIVDQNRHPVGVVSRIDIVKAFERLG; translated from the coding sequence ATGCAGGTTATCGGAGAGCGAAAATCTGAGCTTCGCCACTTCCTCAAAGGACTGTACGAAGTCCTGTTCGTGGGAGGAGCGGCCTTTTATGCCTGGATGATCGGGTTGACCTGCCTGGCTCTCCTCGGCCTGGCGACCTATGGCGCCCAGCTGCTGCACGGAATGGCCCTCACCCACATGAGCGACCATGTTTCCTGGGGGTTCTATATTTCCAACTTCACGTTTCTGGTCGGGGTGGCGGCCGCCGCGGTCCTGCTGGTGATCCCCGCCTACCTCTACCATTTCAAGGCGATCAAGAAGATCGTCGCCTTCGGGGAACTGCTCGCCGTCACCGCCGTCATCATGGCGATAATGTTCGTCCTGGTCGATGTCGGACGTCCTGACCGGCTCTGGCACCTGCTGCCGGGGCTGGGGCGGATGAACTTTCCCTCCTCGGTTCTGGCCTGGGACATCCTGGTGCTCAACGGCTACCTGCTGCTCAACCTGACGGTGGCAAGCTATATAGGCGGCTGCACCTATTTTGGCCGGGAGCCCGACAAGCGCATCGTGATCCCGTTGATCCTGCTCTCCATCCCCTGGGCCATCGGCATTCACACCGTCACGGCCTTCCTCTACAACGGCCTTCCGGCCCGCCCTTTCTGGAACGCCTCTATTCTTGCGCCGCGCTTTCTCGCTTCGGCCTTTTGCGCCGGGCCGGCCCTGATGATCATCATCTTCCAGGTCCTGCGCAGGGTCATGGATTTCCAGGTGCGCGACCGGGCGATTTTCAAACTGGCGGAGATCATCGCCTATGCCATGGCGATCAACCTCTTCCTGATGTTTGCGGAGATTTTCAAGGAATACTACTCGAACACGGCTCATCTGGCGCCGATGCGGTACCTGTATCAGGGGTACCACGGTTATTCCAGGCTGACCCCCTGGATCTGGACGGCGATGACCTTCAATACCGTCGGCTTCCTGCTGTTTCTGTTGCCGCGGACCCGGGAGAGACTCCTGACCCTGAATATCGGCTGCGGGCTGATTTTCATCGGCATCTGGATCGAAAAGGGGATGGGGCTGATCGTACCCGGCTTCATTCCCGACACCCTCCATGAAATCCATGAATACATGCCTTCCCTGCAGGAGGTCATGATCGGCCTGGGGATCTGGGCGTTTGGCGGGCTGCTCTATACCCTGGCGGTGCGCACGGTGATTGCCCTGGATACCGGCCGCCTGCGGCATCCGGAAGCCCCTCCGCTGGCTCTGGACAGCGATGCGGAAGGCCCTCTCGCCCGGGACATCATGACCCGAGCGGTGAAGTCAATCGCTCCGGCCGCCCCGGTGGAGGAAGTGCGGCGACTCATGAGCGCAAGCGGCATCAGCGGATTTCCGGTCGTCGATGAACAGAACCGCGTTCTCGGGGTCGTCTCCGAGTCGGACATCATCCTCTACGAAATCAACCCACAGCCCCACCTGGTCGCCAGGCTGAAACAGGTGATCCTGCCGAGGTCCGGGGCATCCCAAAGCCCGGGAGGGACGGCCGCGGACATCATGAGCTCCCCCGCCATCACCGCCCGGGACAATGCCCCCCTGCGGGAGCTCTCCCAGGAGCTGCTGGAAAAAAAGATCAAGCGCATCATTATCGTCGATCAGAACCGGCATCCGGTAGGCGTGGTTTCCCGGATCGACATCGTCAAGGCTTTCGAGCGTCTTGGTTAG
- a CDS encoding 4Fe-4S binding protein — MSDRLNTKTVKEIKVNLDKCIGCRACELACSAHHAKPKYSSINPERSRIRVVMDLLNDVYVPIRAGDYTPAECSGRHSYTINGKEYTQCSFCSVSCPARDLFKEPDSGIPLKCDMCEDDPTLTEPLCVQVCRCGALTYAEWEEEVEDVPTAKQCEMEIGLESLITRFGQEKVADAFAQRFKNSKR; from the coding sequence GTGAGCGATCGGTTGAATACGAAGACAGTTAAAGAAATAAAGGTCAATCTTGACAAATGCATCGGTTGTCGAGCCTGCGAACTGGCCTGTTCCGCCCATCACGCCAAGCCGAAATACAGCAGCATCAACCCGGAAAGGTCCCGGATCCGGGTGGTTATGGACTTGCTGAATGATGTGTACGTTCCGATACGGGCCGGAGATTACACGCCGGCCGAATGCAGCGGCCGACATTCGTATACGATCAACGGCAAGGAATACACCCAGTGCAGCTTCTGCAGCGTTTCCTGCCCGGCGCGTGACTTGTTCAAGGAGCCCGATTCGGGGATACCGCTCAAATGCGATATGTGCGAGGACGACCCGACGCTCACGGAGCCCTTATGCGTCCAGGTCTGCCGCTGTGGGGCCCTGACCTACGCCGAGTGGGAAGAAGAGGTCGAAGACGTGCCAACAGCAAAGCAGTGCGAGATGGAAATCGGCCTGGAATCGCTGATCACCAGATTTGGTCAAGAAAAGGTGGCTGATGCCTTTGCGCAGAGATTCAAAAACTCGAAACGGTAG